The Bacillota bacterium genome window below encodes:
- a CDS encoding TRAP transporter small permease, with protein sequence MGTIRRIYGHICRIEEIIAGLFLVTILVLIFGAAVARGLRHPLAWAMDMATFLFAWAVFFSADAAMRNDRHVNVDLFVSRLPKKVQFYIAVLNHLIIVAFLGFLIAYGVRMSYLTRFRAFQGIPGFSYMWVTLSVPVGSFLLLISTVLKIGRIVGDHRRQSAAESADAKTQALQA encoded by the coding sequence ATGGGTACAATCAGAAGGATCTACGGCCACATCTGCCGGATTGAAGAGATCATCGCTGGGCTTTTCTTAGTAACCATCCTTGTCCTCATCTTTGGCGCCGCGGTGGCCAGGGGCCTGCGGCACCCGCTCGCCTGGGCGATGGACATGGCCACCTTCCTGTTCGCCTGGGCGGTGTTCTTCAGCGCCGATGCCGCCATGCGGAATGACCGCCACGTAAACGTGGACTTGTTTGTCAGCCGGCTGCCGAAGAAGGTCCAGTTCTACATCGCTGTCCTCAATCACCTGATCATCGTGGCGTTCCTGGGCTTTCTCATCGCATATGGGGTTCGGATGTCTTACCTGACCAGGTTCCGGGCGTTCCAGGGCATCCCCGGCTTCAGCTACATGTGGGTCACCTTGAGCGTGCCGGTGGGCAGCTTTCTGCTCCTGATCAGCACGGTGCTCAAGATCGGACGGATCGTCGGGGATCATCGCCGTCAGTCCGCC